One stretch of Lacrimispora sphenoides DNA includes these proteins:
- a CDS encoding recombinase family protein, with amino-acid sequence MDAIYARQSIDKKDSLSIETQLNFARSIAVGEPGIYIDRGISGKDVIHRPEFKRLLSDIKKGLISRVLVYKLDRFTRSLLDFANIWDYMCKYGVEFVSVTENFDTSTPIGKAMIFIMAIFAQLEREQISKRVCDNYYDRIELGRWPGGPAPYGYSNAIIVQENKNVSSLKLDDTINILEEIMKMHTYPTTSLGDIRRKLTKKNCPGPNSKNWSSTAIARILRNPVSVKCDHAVYTYFKKLGVSILNPLEEFDGKQGGMLVGKQGAANRDTLKPQETTFAIGNWPGFIDSELWLKCQQKLDTNQQVVPNDGPRTSWLTGLLRCGDCGRAIMVRRYNRKSDGETVRHLRCRGKDYLDCNIALEMRIEDIEQSVQKELEALFHRCKPTPIEAVHGTNEIELELIRIDEAISNLLQVLKTKTVSALTMEYVNKELEELTEKKNKLMDQKAKVIQELVTPQKIIFSELNKDDKRAVAFSYIETVVTYNDYIKLVWKK; translated from the coding sequence ATGGATGCTATTTATGCCAGACAGTCAATTGACAAGAAAGATAGTTTATCCATCGAAACGCAATTGAATTTTGCCAGGAGCATTGCAGTGGGTGAACCGGGAATATATATTGATAGAGGAATATCAGGAAAGGATGTCATTCACAGACCTGAATTTAAGAGACTTTTAAGTGACATAAAAAAGGGACTTATAAGCAGAGTATTGGTATATAAGCTGGATCGATTTACCAGGTCACTTCTGGATTTTGCAAATATCTGGGACTATATGTGCAAGTATGGAGTAGAATTCGTTTCTGTCACGGAGAATTTCGACACTTCAACCCCTATTGGAAAAGCAATGATTTTTATTATGGCAATCTTTGCACAGTTGGAGAGAGAACAGATATCAAAAAGAGTGTGCGATAATTACTATGATAGAATTGAATTAGGCCGTTGGCCTGGCGGTCCGGCCCCATATGGGTATAGTAACGCCATAATTGTGCAGGAAAATAAAAATGTATCCTCTTTGAAGCTGGACGATACTATAAATATACTGGAAGAAATCATGAAAATGCATACCTATCCTACAACAAGCCTTGGTGATATACGACGTAAGCTAACCAAGAAGAATTGCCCTGGACCAAACAGTAAAAACTGGTCCTCCACCGCCATTGCGCGTATACTACGGAATCCGGTTAGTGTAAAATGTGACCATGCCGTTTATACCTACTTTAAAAAGCTGGGTGTAAGCATTTTGAATCCATTAGAAGAATTTGACGGTAAACAAGGTGGCATGTTGGTTGGTAAACAGGGAGCTGCCAATAGGGATACTTTAAAGCCACAGGAGACTACATTCGCTATTGGTAACTGGCCTGGTTTTATAGATTCAGAATTATGGTTAAAATGCCAGCAGAAGCTTGATACTAACCAGCAAGTGGTCCCTAATGATGGACCACGTACCAGCTGGTTGACTGGATTATTAAGATGCGGAGATTGCGGGCGTGCGATTATGGTTAGAAGATATAACCGAAAGTCAGATGGTGAGACAGTCCGCCACTTACGATGTAGGGGAAAGGATTATTTGGATTGCAATATAGCTCTTGAAATGAGGATTGAAGATATTGAACAATCTGTACAAAAAGAGCTGGAGGCTCTTTTTCATAGGTGTAAGCCGACACCAATCGAAGCAGTTCATGGTACAAATGAAATCGAACTTGAACTCATCAGGATTGATGAAGCCATATCCAATCTTCTGCAAGTGCTTAAAACAAAAACGGTCAGTGCATTGACGATGGAATACGTCAATAAAGAACTGGAAGAGCTTACTGAAAAAAAGAATAAGCTAATGGATCAAAAGGCTAAGGTGATCCAGGAGTTAGTAACGCCGCAAAAAATCATATTTTCGGAACTAAACAAAGATGATAAGAGAGCAGTAGCATTCTCCTACATTGAGACAGTTGTTACATATAATGACTATATTAAGCTGGTATGGAAGAAGTAG
- the ltrA gene encoding group II intron reverse transcriptase/maturase, with the protein MDTNSLMEQIVSKDNLNAAYLQVIRNKGAAGVDGMEYTELGEYLSKNGETIKEQLRTRKYKPQPVRRVEIPKPDGGIRNLGVPTVTDRFIQQAVAQVLTPIYEEQFHDQSYGFRPNRGAQQAVLKALEMMNDGHSWIVDIDLEKFFDTVNHDKLMTIIGRTIKDGDVISIIRKFLVSGIMIDDEYKESIIGTPQGGNISPLMANIMLNELDKEMEQRGLDFVRYADDCIIMVGSELAANRVMKSISKFIEEKLGLKVNVSKSKVDTPKGIKYLGFGFYYDSFAKQYKAKPHAKSVAKFKARMKELTCRSWGVSNSYKIEKLNQLIRGWINYFKIGSMKVLCKKFDSNIRYRLRMCIWKHWKTPQNRAKNLMKLGIDRRTAFRTAYAGARIAYICNKGAVNVAINNERLTRFGLVSMLDYYTARSV; encoded by the coding sequence ATGGACACAAATAGTCTAATGGAGCAGATAGTAAGTAAAGATAATCTCAATGCGGCATATCTGCAAGTCATACGAAACAAAGGAGCCGCAGGAGTGGACGGAATGGAGTACACAGAACTGGGCGAATACCTTTCGAAAAATGGCGAAACAATTAAGGAACAGCTGAGGACAAGAAAATATAAACCTCAGCCAGTAAGACGTGTGGAGATACCAAAACCAGATGGTGGAATCAGAAATCTTGGAGTTCCAACAGTAACTGACAGATTTATCCAACAAGCAGTAGCGCAGGTGTTAACACCGATCTATGAGGAACAATTCCATGACCAAAGTTACGGATTTAGGCCAAACAGAGGGGCACAGCAAGCAGTCCTGAAAGCATTAGAAATGATGAACGATGGACATAGTTGGATAGTAGATATTGACCTTGAAAAGTTCTTTGACACAGTAAATCATGACAAACTGATGACCATAATCGGAAGAACTATCAAAGATGGAGATGTAATCTCCATAATTAGAAAGTTCTTAGTCAGTGGAATTATGATAGACGATGAATATAAAGAATCCATAATCGGAACACCACAAGGCGGAAATATATCGCCATTGATGGCAAATATCATGCTGAATGAACTGGACAAGGAAATGGAACAAAGAGGACTGGACTTTGTCAGATATGCAGACGACTGTATCATAATGGTCGGAAGTGAACTGGCTGCAAATCGAGTAATGAAGAGCATTTCGAAGTTTATAGAAGAAAAGCTTGGATTAAAAGTGAATGTCAGCAAAAGTAAAGTGGATACCCCCAAAGGAATTAAATATCTCGGATTTGGATTTTACTATGACTCATTTGCCAAACAATATAAAGCTAAGCCACACGCCAAATCAGTAGCAAAGTTCAAGGCAAGAATGAAAGAACTAACATGCCGAAGCTGGGGTGTCAGTAACTCATATAAGATTGAGAAGCTAAACCAGTTGATACGTGGCTGGATAAACTATTTCAAAATCGGAAGTATGAAAGTGCTATGCAAGAAGTTTGATAGTAACATCAGATATAGACTTCGCATGTGTATCTGGAAACACTGGAAGACACCACAAAACAGAGCAAAGAACCTTATGAAGTTAGGGATAGACAGAAGAACTGCATTTAGAACGGCATATGCAGGAGCAAGGATAGCCTATATATGTAATAAGGGTGCAGTGAACGTGGCTATAAATAATGAGAGACTAACCCGATTCGGATTAGTCTCCATGTTGGACTATTACACCGCAAGGAGTGTTTAA
- a CDS encoding vWA domain-containing protein: protein MPNYDEQKLIEESTKHVESFLQREQRTLATFTGDSSLMYIPDPKLERFLLNPSKGILYLPLAAFLDRGLDENKILWHIYYELAMYPDWKKQTKAYLYRGKAWKKERDRMTGYILHRIEKEGLGEDRAYQPDIITGYVKKEILDALHRLDKLTSFLRVLQMCPVYRDEANFKKIAAYMEQTGNKRKAIDEMPKHRAFINSFILKEIYKTTPEMKGCGENPFSKRILNQPFLDFIHSQLVRQINSEEGVLERDSLIRSFIYPVFEQLWKEEIDAMDFIKSQGASQEQVSERKSPFEQSKEEKRDTLESTEEEVKKILEEMLDQQEKNNEIVQNIMTGKVDLTSYGINQNDQQLFQYYSNKMKSEREQMRQFWSKLIGDAKKEISVKKDGQIKGKLDVNSFIAAYPDFVEAERKGNYKNLPVFSRYLLETQADKLPERIEISFVIDNSGSMNAAKIESAREALAVTLLSIDDLNRYIKRNAEQLNQKIEVLSETWFFGSQYYHMKEFNDTTSEEKESADIIRSIVRLNSTDGATDDASCLKEISGSITPEEERQLKMGKHIKIVFEITDGASSFPGLTKDAVQELLSKDVALYAFQIGKNSTASERTFNFVWNDGYKEPHGIILGEQVEKLPKELLKVVKKNMQTIFKGIG, encoded by the coding sequence TTGCCTAATTATGATGAACAGAAGCTGATAGAAGAGTCAACAAAACATGTGGAATCCTTTTTGCAGAGAGAGCAGCGTACGTTAGCTACATTTACAGGGGATTCCAGCCTGATGTATATACCTGATCCAAAGCTTGAAAGATTTTTGTTAAATCCGTCCAAGGGCATATTATATCTTCCACTGGCTGCTTTTTTGGATAGGGGCTTAGATGAAAATAAGATTCTATGGCATATTTATTATGAGCTTGCCATGTACCCCGATTGGAAAAAACAAACGAAAGCCTATCTGTACAGAGGTAAAGCGTGGAAAAAAGAAAGAGATAGAATGACCGGATATATCCTTCATCGCATTGAGAAAGAAGGCCTTGGAGAAGATCGCGCATATCAGCCGGATATTATAACCGGATATGTTAAAAAGGAAATACTTGATGCTCTGCACAGGCTGGATAAGCTGACTTCCTTTTTAAGGGTACTGCAAATGTGCCCAGTTTACAGAGATGAAGCTAATTTTAAAAAGATAGCTGCATATATGGAGCAGACAGGCAATAAAAGGAAGGCTATTGATGAAATGCCGAAACACAGGGCATTTATCAATAGTTTTATCCTTAAGGAAATTTATAAAACAACGCCTGAGATGAAAGGATGTGGTGAGAATCCATTCAGCAAAAGGATATTGAATCAGCCTTTTTTGGATTTCATTCATTCTCAATTAGTAAGGCAGATAAACAGCGAAGAAGGTGTTTTAGAAAGAGATTCCCTGATTCGTTCTTTTATTTATCCTGTATTTGAGCAATTATGGAAAGAAGAAATAGATGCAATGGACTTTATTAAATCCCAAGGCGCATCTCAGGAACAGGTAAGTGAAAGAAAAAGCCCCTTTGAACAATCAAAAGAAGAAAAAAGGGATACATTGGAATCCACTGAGGAAGAAGTAAAAAAAATCCTTGAAGAGATGCTGGACCAGCAGGAGAAAAACAATGAAATAGTTCAAAATATAATGACTGGTAAGGTCGACTTAACATCTTACGGCATCAACCAGAATGATCAGCAGCTTTTTCAGTATTATTCAAATAAAATGAAGTCAGAAAGAGAGCAGATGCGTCAATTCTGGAGTAAACTTATTGGAGATGCCAAAAAAGAAATCAGCGTAAAAAAAGACGGGCAAATAAAAGGCAAGCTGGACGTTAACAGCTTTATTGCCGCCTATCCGGATTTTGTAGAAGCGGAGAGAAAAGGAAACTATAAAAATCTTCCCGTATTCAGCAGATACTTGCTGGAAACCCAAGCAGATAAATTGCCGGAGCGAATCGAAATTTCTTTTGTTATAGATAATTCAGGCTCCATGAATGCTGCAAAGATTGAATCTGCAAGAGAAGCGCTGGCCGTAACATTGCTGTCAATTGATGATCTGAACAGATATATTAAGCGAAATGCTGAACAATTAAACCAGAAAATAGAAGTCTTAAGTGAAACATGGTTTTTCGGAAGTCAATATTATCATATGAAAGAATTTAACGACACGACCTCCGAAGAGAAAGAATCGGCGGATATTATCCGTTCCATCGTAAGGCTTAATTCCACCGATGGCGCTACAGACGATGCAAGCTGCTTGAAAGAAATATCCGGAAGCATAACTCCTGAAGAAGAAAGGCAGCTTAAAATGGGAAAGCATATAAAGATAGTTTTTGAAATTACTGACGGAGCCTCTAGTTTTCCCGGCCTGACTAAGGATGCTGTCCAAGAGCTTTTATCGAAAGATGTTGCCCTTTACGCTTTTCAAATCGGAAAGAACAGTACAGCAAGCGAAAGAACATTTAATTTTGTATGGAATGACGGCTACAAGGAGCCTCACGGCATAATTTTAGGAGAACAAGTGGAGAAGCTTCCTAAAGAACTGCTAAAAGTCGTAAAAAAGAATATGCAGACTATTTTCAAGGGCATTGGATAA
- a CDS encoding TetR-like C-terminal domain-containing protein: MAKQYTKKMIRDMCIKMLNERPLNKITVKDIVKACDINRNTFYYHYPDIYAILSEIFQSELQNAIDEYNDTLSWEEGFLVAAKFAMENRRAVYHVYNSMQREELENYIFSVAGNVMYRYVERESESEGIQASTKDKKLIASFYQCALTEMVLRWIGSGMKEDPNVIIRRIGELFDGHITLSLKRSGKLDF; encoded by the coding sequence TTGGCAAAACAATATACAAAAAAGATGATTCGGGATATGTGCATTAAAATGCTGAATGAGCGTCCCTTGAATAAAATCACAGTAAAAGATATTGTTAAAGCCTGTGATATTAACAGAAATACTTTTTATTACCATTATCCAGATATATATGCAATTTTATCGGAAATTTTCCAGTCGGAGCTTCAAAATGCCATTGATGAATATAATGATACCCTTTCATGGGAGGAAGGCTTTCTTGTTGCGGCTAAATTTGCAATGGAAAACAGAAGAGCCGTTTATCATGTATATAATTCCATGCAGAGAGAGGAATTGGAAAATTATATTTTCAGCGTTGCCGGAAATGTTATGTACCGTTATGTTGAAAGAGAAAGCGAAAGCGAAGGGATTCAAGCCTCCACCAAAGATAAAAAACTCATAGCCTCTTTCTATCAATGCGCTCTTACTGAAATGGTGCTGCGCTGGATAGGCTCAGGAATGAAAGAAGATCCCAATGTAATCATCAGACGCATCGGCGAGCTTTTTGACGGTCATATCACACTGTCCCTTAAAAGGAGTGGAAAACTTGATTTTTAA
- a CDS encoding oleate hydratase, protein MKIKTHDERLTLTNGTYHALVHARKPKGIDDKKAYLIGTGIGALAAGCFLIRDAHMDGSKIVFLEQLDIPGGSLDGAVMQNTGYVARGGREMGQCFEVLWNLFSSLPSTEDPNMTVLDHLYYTNLEDPNYSNCRITKERGVRYDNGKFNLGQELAKELAMFVATSDEELENKTIEDVFSDELLDSDFWTYWRTMFAFENWHSALEMKLYMNRFIHHVGGLPNLSALQFSRHDQYTSFVMPMVKYLKENGATFRYGVTVNNVEFAISQEKKVAKKIVAVDKEGTDISMDLSENDLVFITNGSMTEGSGYGDDNTPAPFNKELGGCWTLWKNIADQCDEFGRPDKFCGEPEKSNWESCTVTCHDESVPKYIEKITKRSPYTGRTVTGGIVTALDSSWLMSWTINRQEQYYGQPEKDVVVWVYGLFSDVPGDYIKKPMRDCTGKEITKEWLYHIGVPVDEIEELANTCTAIPVMMPFITSQFMPRESGDRPYVVPKNAVNFAFLGQFAETLDDPGRDTVFTIEYSGRTAMEAVYVLTGVEKGVPEVFASRYDIRYLLSAGVCLLDGEKLEIDLPPLKKSKIMKQLAGTDIEVMLKDCGVL, encoded by the coding sequence ATGAAAATTAAAACTCATGATGAAAGACTTACTCTTACAAACGGCACATATCATGCTTTGGTTCATGCAAGAAAGCCGAAAGGAATCGATGATAAGAAAGCCTATTTAATCGGTACAGGCATCGGTGCCTTGGCTGCAGGCTGCTTTTTGATTCGGGACGCTCATATGGACGGCAGCAAAATTGTTTTTTTAGAGCAGCTTGATATTCCCGGAGGTTCTTTAGACGGTGCAGTTATGCAAAACACAGGTTATGTAGCACGCGGCGGCCGTGAAATGGGCCAGTGCTTCGAGGTCCTTTGGAACTTGTTCAGCTCTTTACCATCCACAGAGGATCCGAATATGACTGTATTGGATCATCTGTATTATACAAACCTGGAAGACCCCAACTACAGCAATTGCCGTATTACGAAAGAACGCGGCGTTCGCTATGACAACGGTAAATTCAATTTAGGCCAGGAGCTTGCAAAAGAACTTGCTATGTTTGTAGCAACATCCGATGAAGAGCTTGAAAACAAAACCATAGAAGACGTATTCTCCGATGAGCTTCTTGACAGTGATTTCTGGACATATTGGAGAACTATGTTTGCCTTTGAAAACTGGCACAGCGCACTTGAAATGAAGCTCTACATGAACCGTTTCATACATCATGTGGGCGGTTTGCCTAACCTTTCAGCTTTGCAGTTCTCACGCCATGACCAGTATACTTCCTTCGTAATGCCTATGGTTAAATATTTGAAGGAAAATGGAGCAACATTCAGATATGGAGTTACCGTAAACAATGTAGAGTTTGCAATTTCTCAAGAAAAGAAGGTTGCTAAAAAGATTGTTGCAGTAGATAAAGAAGGAACAGACATTTCTATGGACTTGTCGGAAAATGATTTAGTATTTATTACAAACGGTTCCATGACAGAAGGCTCCGGATACGGTGATGACAATACGCCTGCTCCTTTCAATAAAGAGCTTGGCGGATGCTGGACACTTTGGAAAAATATCGCTGATCAATGCGATGAATTCGGAAGACCAGATAAATTCTGCGGAGAGCCTGAAAAATCTAATTGGGAATCCTGTACTGTAACATGCCATGACGAAAGCGTGCCCAAATATATTGAAAAGATTACAAAACGCTCACCTTACACAGGCCGTACAGTAACAGGCGGTATAGTTACCGCATTGGATTCTTCATGGCTTATGAGCTGGACAATAAACCGTCAGGAACAGTACTACGGACAGCCTGAAAAAGACGTTGTAGTTTGGGTATACGGTTTATTCTCCGATGTTCCGGGAGACTATATTAAAAAGCCCATGAGAGACTGTACCGGCAAGGAAATCACAAAAGAATGGTTGTATCATATAGGAGTGCCTGTTGATGAAATAGAGGAGTTAGCCAATACATGTACAGCTATCCCAGTAATGATGCCGTTCATAACTTCTCAATTTATGCCACGTGAATCTGGTGACCGTCCTTATGTAGTGCCTAAGAATGCAGTAAACTTTGCTTTCCTTGGACAGTTCGCTGAAACATTGGATGATCCCGGCCGCGATACAGTATTTACCATTGAATATTCCGGACGTACAGCTATGGAAGCCGTATATGTTTTAACCGGAGTCGAAAAGGGTGTTCCCGAAGTATTTGCTTCCCGTTACGATATTCGTTATCTTCTCAGCGCAGGCGTATGTCTTCTTGACGGAGAAAAACTGGAAATAGACTTGCCCCCTCTTAAAAAAAGCAAGATTATGAAGCAATTAGCAGGAACGGACATTGAGGTAATGCTGAAAGATTGTGGGGTTTTATAA
- a CDS encoding DMT family transporter, with protein MLIEVVGAIILLILLLITQRRIEFPLYDTQKNRIPIWVYIGGIFGIFILTGNIIILPVLGSVLTTMIFILGQMIMALTIDQFGMFNLQKRKIDSRRIAALVLTIIGIVFIKF; from the coding sequence GTGCTTATTGAGGTCGTTGGCGCCATTATCTTACTTATTTTGTTATTGATCACTCAACGGCGAATAGAGTTTCCTTTGTATGACACTCAAAAAAATCGTATTCCTATTTGGGTCTATATAGGAGGTATATTTGGAATATTTATTCTAACAGGTAACATAATCATATTACCAGTCCTTGGATCGGTTTTAACTACTATGATTTTTATATTAGGACAAATGATTATGGCATTAACAATCGATCAGTTTGGAATGTTTAATTTACAAAAAAGGAAAATTGATAGTAGAAGAATTGCCGCTCTTGTGTTGACTATTATTGGAATAGTGTTTATTAAGTTCTAG
- a CDS encoding S8 family peptidase, giving the protein MKKILDNNYFDLILTNPITSDLGNDNITYLNNRHSLLHIPTVNIDICESRYPAHTFPSLYTLNSTANLEQTGVGEVQRNPALALFGQGVIVVVIDTGIDYQHPAFRNSDGSTRILTIWDQTQQEGTPPDTFTFGTEYSRETINAALNSEDPLSVVPSTDIKGHGTAIASVIAGTPNVLEAFSGVVPQSDLVIVKLKEAKQNLKSFYFVPDDDLCFQESDLMLGFRYSLTIQKRFNRPVVTCFAVGSNQGGHDGRGALSGYLNDLALQPGIGISVSAGNEGNSQRHYFNSTPEEPYYNDFELRIGENDKMFAMEIWSHSLGRASISISSPNGESTQQIYPAIGNCRIFNFVFIPTTLYVNNYLFEEETGDQLILVRFQNATPGIWHIRIRSVKDGPLSFHAWLPSNGLISNQTYFSNSSPDTTITSPGNGMRQLTVTAYNHLNNSILGESSRGYTRMGLVKPNIAAPGYQLTCAIPGGGYGSVTGTGAAAAHTAGIISMVFEWSIVRGNYSTMNGLNVSRLMMRGATRSSSYTYPNNIWGYGQVNVTNLFRQLTSI; this is encoded by the coding sequence ATGAAAAAAATTTTGGATAACAATTATTTTGATTTAATCTTAACCAATCCAATAACTTCAGATCTCGGCAATGATAACATTACATATTTGAACAACCGGCATTCCTTACTGCATATCCCGACTGTCAACATAGACATTTGTGAATCAAGGTATCCTGCTCACACCTTTCCGTCCTTATATACTCTCAATTCTACGGCCAATCTCGAACAGACCGGTGTAGGGGAGGTGCAGCGGAATCCTGCATTAGCCCTGTTTGGGCAGGGCGTAATCGTTGTAGTTATTGATACAGGTATTGATTATCAGCATCCTGCTTTCCGCAATAGCGACGGTTCGACCCGTATCCTCACCATATGGGACCAGACCCAGCAGGAGGGAACTCCTCCCGATACGTTTACCTTTGGTACGGAGTACAGCCGTGAGACAATCAATGCCGCATTGAATTCTGAAGACCCCCTATCCGTTGTTCCATCAACGGACATCAAAGGACACGGAACGGCCATTGCAAGTGTTATCGCCGGTACACCCAACGTTCTGGAGGCTTTTAGCGGAGTCGTCCCGCAATCTGATCTGGTGATTGTGAAACTGAAGGAAGCAAAACAGAATCTAAAAAGTTTTTATTTTGTTCCCGATGATGATTTATGCTTTCAGGAATCCGATCTTATGCTTGGCTTCCGTTATTCCCTTACCATACAGAAAAGGTTTAACCGCCCAGTAGTTACCTGCTTCGCCGTTGGAAGCAACCAGGGAGGCCATGATGGGAGAGGCGCTCTAAGCGGTTACCTAAATGATTTGGCATTGCAGCCCGGAATCGGCATATCCGTCTCAGCCGGTAACGAGGGAAACAGCCAAAGGCATTATTTTAATTCCACTCCAGAAGAGCCTTATTACAATGACTTCGAATTAAGAATAGGGGAAAATGATAAAATGTTTGCCATGGAAATCTGGTCACATTCTCTAGGACGGGCTTCCATTAGCATATCCTCACCAAACGGAGAATCAACACAACAGATTTATCCTGCGATCGGCAATTGCAGAATATTCAACTTTGTGTTCATCCCTACTACCCTTTATGTCAACAACTATTTGTTTGAAGAGGAAACTGGAGACCAGTTGATCCTTGTGCGTTTTCAGAACGCAACACCCGGAATCTGGCATATACGGATCAGGAGCGTTAAAGATGGACCCTTGTCCTTTCATGCCTGGCTTCCTTCAAACGGTCTCATATCCAACCAGACCTATTTTTCTAACTCCTCCCCGGATACCACCATCACATCACCTGGAAACGGTATGCGCCAACTGACTGTGACTGCTTACAATCACCTTAATAACTCAATTCTTGGCGAATCAAGCAGGGGTTATACGAGAATGGGCCTTGTCAAGCCGAATATTGCTGCTCCCGGTTATCAGCTAACATGTGCGATTCCCGGAGGCGGATATGGTTCTGTAACAGGAACAGGGGCAGCCGCTGCCCATACAGCCGGCATTATTTCTATGGTCTTTGAGTGGTCCATTGTGAGGGGAAATTACAGCACGATGAACGGACTCAATGTCAGCCGGCTGATGATGAGAGGAGCTACACGGTCCAGCTCATACACCTATCCGAATAACATATGGGGATACGGCCAGGTAAATGTTACTAATTTATTCAGGCAGCTTACCAGTATTTAG
- a CDS encoding peroxiredoxin has protein sequence MGLSPIRARPWRANIKKRPNIFLGLFHSFLYFPSVSNVFTPVCTTEFIAFAQANDQFEALNAKLLGLSIDSNPSHLAWVNQIRLLTGVQIPFPVIADRMAEVANLYGMIAPDVNKQETVRNVFFIDPNQIIRAILVYPLTNGRNISEILRLLTALQTTDKCGVVTPANWMPGNSVMVPPPGTYSQSLERLNETGTSELNCIDWFWCYKNEPC, from the coding sequence TTGGGACTTTCACCCATTAGAGCCCGCCCATGGCGGGCAAACATAAAAAAGAGACCTAACATTTTTTTAGGTCTCTTTCACTCTTTTCTATATTTTCCATCCGTAAGCAATGTATTTACGCCTGTATGCACGACCGAATTTATCGCTTTTGCACAGGCGAACGACCAGTTTGAAGCATTAAATGCAAAACTGTTAGGTTTAAGCATAGACAGTAACCCTTCCCATCTGGCATGGGTAAATCAGATCCGTTTATTAACCGGCGTTCAAATTCCGTTTCCAGTCATCGCCGACCGTATGGCTGAAGTTGCAAACCTTTATGGAATGATTGCCCCGGATGTTAATAAGCAGGAAACCGTTCGAAATGTTTTTTTCATTGACCCGAATCAGATCATACGCGCAATCCTGGTTTATCCTCTAACAAACGGCAGAAACATTTCTGAAATACTGCGTCTGTTAACTGCTCTTCAGACAACAGACAAATGCGGTGTAGTAACTCCTGCAAACTGGATGCCTGGCAATTCTGTAATGGTTCCTCCGCCTGGTACTTATAGTCAATCGTTGGAGCGGCTCAATGAAACCGGAACATCGGAACTAAATTGTATTGATTGGTTCTGGTGCTATAAAAATGAGCCTTGTTAA